In the Victivallis sp. Marseille-Q1083 genome, one interval contains:
- a CDS encoding type II secretion system protein, with translation MSKQKSFTLIELLVVIAIIAILASMLLPALGKAKGKAQEISCRSNMRQLGLMTNMYLLDNDDWAMAAAIRSAKRNATVSWQVMLNEDYGLDKNVFLCPAGTGEWIDDALYQNKTTIGHNNRTFGFAHNDSRAPMVKMATLLSKLEGSTPVMFADSLSKTEVDNGQVEGYLFDAAAQCASNDNGLYNPSLGLKCWYPIYPRHSNHSTNALLYDGSATGLNRTACRADAVKYFRPFQDKRYSPFWFYNAN, from the coding sequence ATGTCGAAACAAAAGTCTTTCACACTCATCGAACTATTGGTTGTCATAGCGATTATTGCCATTCTCGCCAGCATGTTGCTGCCGGCGCTCGGCAAAGCCAAGGGCAAAGCACAGGAAATCAGTTGCCGCAGCAACATGAGACAATTGGGACTGATGACTAATATGTATTTGCTGGATAACGATGATTGGGCGATGGCAGCAGCTATTCGGAGTGCAAAACGCAACGCCACTGTTTCCTGGCAGGTCATGTTGAATGAAGATTACGGCCTCGATAAAAACGTTTTTCTGTGTCCGGCCGGTACCGGCGAATGGATTGATGACGCGTTATACCAGAACAAGACAACAATCGGACATAATAATCGTACATTTGGTTTTGCCCACAACGATTCCCGCGCTCCAATGGTAAAAATGGCTACGCTTCTCTCTAAACTTGAAGGTTCGACGCCGGTAATGTTTGCCGACTCGTTGTCAAAAACAGAAGTAGATAATGGCCAGGTGGAAGGCTACCTCTTCGATGCCGCTGCGCAGTGCGCGTCCAATGATAATGGACTGTACAATCCGAGCCTTGGACTTAAATGCTGGTACCCGATTTATCCGCGGCACTCCAACCATTCAACCAATGCGTTGCTCTATGACGGCAGTGCTACCGGCCTGAACCGGACTGCCTGCCGCGCCGATGCGGTCAAATACTTCCGGCCATTCCAGGATAAGCGTTACTCTCCATTCTGGTTCTACAACGCGAACTGA
- a CDS encoding DUF4091 domain-containing protein, whose amino-acid sequence MKMKIYHWFPLFFCVLQCIAADPVQFELNTFATPAELQKCTAKEGAAISADTFLINGSHSAKLHFPVSDQWPGLIITAEQMPTTDWQDYDYLVLDVYNPTDYPIELRMQVRFKDPYGQLRKSDLFNLNSGINQCRFYLTDDIRMFPIEEAHLYLHKPQSPLDLYLANWRLVTRDFADKQRELQLAASELRYPANSMRAPQEVIDVRNEYAKMITAIRQTAQEAQTTEELLPALRQARQLAADPDLGKLGIIANQYSAEENRDLGSGSEVSTRWSNSIDRIYRTERLLPDYDREDNIIKLAQNEAEANQLLLFSLKDLTDVSVELAGDLKDGNGNLFPATAIKVMPVGYVNTRQPDYYTPYAGWTPDPLLNYLDHFDLPQLTWQPIWVEAAAAAEQTPGLYVGELRIRANELQSPIKVPLQVLVWNFRLPSTNSLPLAIASIFERSWFKTFYGGKDPAVSGAEFDRYLRGELTEQQLSADARQLVEMMKRYETEIRSCRIPIDLIYRPYPISERELEQRIAEGNTNICLFFISQFSELNRSLEWLKQLKPIIDQHDCWDRVYVYGFDEVPTGQIAEVREAMGKLKAAYPKLRLMTTAIDYSFGLDTQMDDAIDIWVPLTTRYIQFYDAVEAARKRGKEVWYYVCLVPQPPSANWLLESPATGTRLLTGFMAEKLHTQGFLHYSIVRWNTFRDQTDAAGKVVRQPTDWSDYIQGGPLTNQDGKGYGDVNGDGFLLYPGVDGPVPSQRLKLVRDGLEDYEYLQLLKYVLREAETRRIQLTKAQITQIQDLLDIKNHLVANDWDYTRNGAELMQLRNKIGEILNEIGDNTKIKW is encoded by the coding sequence ATGAAAATGAAAATCTATCATTGGTTTCCGCTCTTCTTCTGCGTCTTACAATGCATCGCCGCCGATCCGGTGCAATTTGAGCTCAACACCTTTGCCACCCCCGCCGAACTGCAGAAATGCACCGCCAAAGAAGGCGCCGCCATCAGCGCCGACACCTTCCTGATCAACGGCAGTCATTCGGCCAAGCTCCATTTCCCGGTCAGCGATCAATGGCCCGGACTGATCATCACCGCCGAGCAAATGCCAACGACCGACTGGCAGGATTACGATTATCTAGTGCTTGATGTGTACAACCCGACCGACTATCCGATTGAGCTGCGAATGCAGGTGAGATTCAAGGACCCGTATGGGCAACTGCGCAAGAGCGATCTCTTCAACTTGAATTCCGGCATCAATCAATGCCGATTCTACCTGACCGACGACATCCGGATGTTTCCGATCGAGGAAGCGCATCTTTATTTGCATAAACCGCAGTCACCGCTGGATCTGTACCTCGCCAACTGGCGACTGGTCACCCGGGATTTCGCTGACAAACAGCGGGAATTGCAACTCGCGGCCAGCGAGCTCAGATATCCGGCAAACAGCATGCGGGCGCCCCAGGAAGTTATTGATGTCCGCAATGAGTACGCCAAGATGATCACCGCGATCCGGCAGACCGCCCAGGAGGCGCAAACCACCGAGGAACTGCTCCCGGCATTGCGCCAGGCACGGCAACTGGCGGCTGATCCCGACCTCGGCAAACTTGGTATCATCGCCAATCAATACAGTGCCGAAGAAAATCGCGATCTCGGCAGCGGCAGCGAAGTATCCACCCGCTGGAGCAATTCGATTGACCGCATCTATCGGACCGAACGGTTGCTGCCCGATTACGACCGCGAAGACAACATCATCAAGTTGGCGCAAAACGAGGCGGAAGCCAATCAGTTGCTGCTGTTCAGCCTCAAAGATCTGACCGATGTCAGCGTCGAGCTGGCCGGCGATCTGAAAGATGGCAATGGCAACCTTTTCCCGGCAACCGCAATCAAAGTCATGCCGGTCGGTTATGTCAATACCCGTCAGCCCGATTATTACACGCCCTATGCCGGCTGGACTCCCGACCCGTTGCTGAACTACCTCGATCACTTCGACCTGCCGCAACTGACCTGGCAGCCGATCTGGGTCGAAGCGGCGGCCGCGGCCGAACAGACGCCCGGTCTGTATGTCGGGGAGTTGCGCATCCGCGCCAATGAACTGCAATCGCCGATCAAAGTACCGCTTCAGGTGCTGGTCTGGAATTTCCGTCTGCCGTCGACCAATTCATTGCCGTTGGCCATCGCGTCCATCTTCGAACGATCCTGGTTCAAGACGTTCTATGGCGGCAAGGATCCGGCGGTTTCCGGAGCGGAATTCGACCGGTATCTGCGGGGCGAACTGACGGAACAACAGCTCTCCGCGGATGCGCGGCAACTCGTTGAAATGATGAAGCGTTATGAAACGGAAATCCGTTCCTGCCGCATCCCGATCGATTTGATCTACCGTCCCTATCCGATCAGCGAACGCGAACTGGAGCAACGGATCGCCGAAGGCAATACTAATATCTGTCTCTTTTTTATCAGCCAGTTTTCCGAGCTCAACCGTTCACTCGAATGGCTCAAGCAATTAAAGCCGATTATCGACCAGCACGACTGCTGGGATCGCGTGTACGTCTACGGGTTCGACGAGGTCCCGACCGGACAGATCGCCGAAGTGCGTGAAGCGATGGGCAAACTGAAGGCAGCTTATCCCAAGTTGCGGTTGATGACCACCGCGATTGATTACAGCTTCGGTCTGGACACGCAGATGGACGATGCCATCGATATCTGGGTGCCGCTGACGACGCGCTACATTCAGTTTTACGACGCCGTGGAAGCGGCCCGCAAACGCGGCAAAGAGGTATGGTATTACGTCTGCCTGGTGCCGCAGCCGCCTTCGGCCAACTGGCTGCTGGAATCGCCGGCGACTGGAACTCGGCTGTTGACCGGCTTCATGGCCGAAAAACTGCATACCCAGGGATTCTTGCACTATTCGATCGTACGTTGGAACACCTTTCGCGACCAGACCGATGCCGCTGGCAAGGTCGTCCGACAACCGACTGACTGGAGCGACTATATCCAAGGTGGCCCGCTGACCAATCAGGATGGCAAGGGCTATGGCGATGTCAACGGCGATGGATTCCTGCTTTATCCCGGCGTCGACGGACCGGTGCCGTCACAGCGGCTCAAGCTGGTTCGTGACGGCCTCGAAGACTATGAATACCTCCAACTGCTCAAATATGTGCTCCGCGAAGCGGAAACCCGGCGTATCCAGTTGACCAAAGCACAAATCACGCAGATTCAAGATTTGCTCGACATCAAAAATCATCTGGTTGCCAATGATTGGGATTATACCCGCAATGGCGCCGAGCTCATGCAACTGCGCAACAAAATCGGTGAAATACTCAACGAGATCGGCGACAATACAAAAATAAAATGGTGA
- a CDS encoding GNAT family N-acetyltransferase gives MGISNFRDKLSAIIRPSLLAESDNFIIKLADNRQEIEQAQQLRYEVFRREQGRLESCNGVGSIDVDEYDEYCLHLIVIDKESQAIVGTYRMHPGMVARKGIGFYSEREYTIRGLEKIADDVIEMGRSCVAAEYRTGAVVSLLWAGIAEIKRRTDAQYLIGCVSLETTDSKVGWGLYHYLKQRYGVSELLSALPHQRFVLPMSDGELSDSELIKFIPPLFKGYIRLGAKICGEPVLDHEFGSIDFFVVMEFRTLPEKYTRHYRV, from the coding sequence ATGGGTATCAGTAACTTCCGGGACAAACTGTCAGCGATCATCAGACCGTCCCTATTGGCTGAAAGTGACAATTTTATCATCAAGCTGGCAGATAACCGGCAGGAGATTGAGCAGGCACAACAGCTTCGCTATGAAGTTTTTCGGCGGGAACAGGGACGCTTGGAAAGTTGCAACGGCGTCGGAAGCATCGATGTCGACGAATATGATGAATATTGTTTGCATTTGATCGTCATCGATAAGGAAAGCCAGGCCATCGTCGGCACCTACCGGATGCATCCGGGCATGGTGGCGCGAAAAGGCATTGGTTTTTATTCGGAACGGGAATATACGATCCGGGGTCTGGAAAAGATAGCCGATGACGTCATCGAAATGGGACGTTCCTGTGTGGCGGCCGAATACCGCACCGGCGCCGTCGTCAGCCTTTTGTGGGCCGGCATCGCCGAAATCAAGCGGCGCACCGATGCTCAATATCTGATCGGTTGCGTCAGTTTGGAAACGACCGACAGCAAAGTCGGCTGGGGCTTGTATCATTATCTGAAACAGCGTTATGGCGTTTCGGAATTGCTTTCGGCGCTGCCGCATCAGCGTTTTGTTCTGCCGATGTCCGACGGAGAGCTGTCGGATTCCGAATTGATCAAATTTATTCCGCCTTTGTTCAAAGGTTACATTCGCCTCGGCGCAAAAATTTGCGGGGAGCCGGTTCTGGATCATGAATTCGGCTCGATTGATTTTTTCGTCGTCATGGAATTTCGCACTTTGCCGGAGAAATATACCCGTCACTATCGGGTGTGA
- a CDS encoding IS630 family transposase: METQDARKLDKVALEERRKQAVRLYQSGKCNNCTEIGKIVGAHRNTVGKWISKWKKSGLSALKVKKCGRPVGFGRRLLPHEESKIRKDLVDHCPDQLKLPFALWTRQAVRLHIKISFGIEIPVRTMGEYLKRWGFTPQKPVKKAYQRNEAHVQKWLIEEYPRIKKLAKSEDADIFWGDETGIRNDEAKGRSYAPKGNPPVQAVNPVREKVNMISAITNQGKTHFMFYSETMTAQLLIQFMERLIRQNERKVYLILDNLRVHHSKTLTGFLQENAAFIKLFFLPSYSPDLNPDEYLNRDLKSNLNNKPLGRAKGKITEHAKQHMEMIAEQPERIKKLFHSKTVLYAS; this comes from the coding sequence ATGGAAACTCAAGATGCCCGAAAACTCGATAAGGTCGCTCTTGAAGAGCGGCGCAAGCAGGCCGTGAGATTGTATCAAAGCGGCAAATGTAATAATTGTACAGAAATCGGAAAAATCGTCGGAGCGCACCGCAACACGGTGGGCAAGTGGATAAGCAAGTGGAAAAAAAGCGGCTTGTCTGCTTTGAAAGTAAAGAAATGCGGTCGTCCAGTCGGCTTTGGACGCCGTCTGCTTCCGCATGAAGAGAGTAAGATACGGAAAGATTTGGTCGACCATTGTCCGGATCAGTTAAAATTGCCATTTGCGCTCTGGACTCGTCAGGCGGTACGGTTGCACATCAAGATTTCGTTTGGAATCGAAATACCAGTCCGAACCATGGGGGAGTACTTGAAACGCTGGGGATTTACGCCGCAAAAACCAGTTAAGAAAGCTTATCAGCGCAATGAGGCGCACGTTCAAAAATGGCTGATTGAGGAGTATCCCCGAATCAAAAAGCTGGCAAAATCAGAAGATGCGGATATCTTTTGGGGGGATGAAACAGGAATTCGCAATGACGAGGCTAAGGGCCGCAGTTATGCGCCGAAAGGCAACCCCCCGGTGCAAGCAGTCAATCCGGTACGCGAAAAAGTTAATATGATCAGCGCGATTACCAACCAGGGGAAAACTCATTTCATGTTTTACAGCGAAACGATGACGGCTCAACTCCTGATCCAATTCATGGAACGTCTGATTCGTCAAAATGAGCGGAAAGTGTATTTGATTCTGGATAACCTGCGGGTTCACCACAGCAAAACGTTGACTGGCTTTCTGCAGGAAAACGCGGCTTTCATCAAGTTATTTTTCTTGCCGAGCTACAGTCCCGACCTGAACCCGGATGAATATCTCAACCGCGACTTGAAATCAAATCTGAACAACAAGCCCTTGGGACGCGCCAAAGGAAAAATAACCGAACATGCCAAGCAACATATGGAAATGATAGCTGAACAACCGGAACGAATCAAGAAATTATTCCATTCCAAGACTGTTTTATATGCAAGTTAG
- a CDS encoding glycosyl transferase — MKYFATYFDSGYLVPGDTLFRSLKKNGGEFRLFVVCLDDELFELLCCHGEPELVPLRLADIEAFDPEFAATRATRSRVEYYFTLSPVLPLYLLHRFPELDSITYLDADLYFYSRPEPLFAELGDGAVLIIPHRFPAEIRWREQFGVYNVQFQIYRRDPRTFAILHWWRERCLEWCFDRVEPARFADQKYLDEWPERFAGVVVSRLPGAGLAPWNWSNYRLKLGNDGILTVDDERLIFYHFQGFKLLSNHLLYHNLGSYGKVMNASLLTFFYGNYLAELRSTIARWRQLEPEREFSLIRKSSRDKKTSIRNLLSAVVHRNLMWVK; from the coding sequence ATGAAATATTTTGCCACCTATTTCGATTCCGGCTATCTGGTGCCGGGAGATACGTTGTTTCGGTCTTTGAAAAAAAATGGCGGAGAGTTCCGGCTTTTCGTCGTCTGCCTGGATGACGAACTTTTCGAACTGCTGTGCTGTCATGGCGAACCGGAGCTGGTGCCGTTGCGTTTGGCGGATATTGAAGCTTTTGATCCGGAATTTGCCGCCACCCGTGCCACCCGCAGCCGGGTGGAATATTATTTTACACTCAGTCCGGTTCTGCCGCTGTATCTGCTGCATCGTTTTCCGGAATTGGACAGCATCACCTATCTGGATGCCGATTTGTATTTTTACAGTCGTCCGGAACCGCTGTTCGCCGAACTTGGTGACGGGGCGGTGCTGATCATTCCGCATCGTTTTCCGGCTGAAATCCGCTGGCGGGAACAGTTTGGTGTTTACAATGTCCAATTTCAGATCTATCGACGCGATCCGCGGACATTCGCCATTCTGCATTGGTGGCGGGAACGGTGTCTGGAATGGTGTTTTGACCGGGTGGAGCCAGCCCGGTTTGCCGATCAGAAATATTTAGACGAATGGCCGGAACGGTTTGCCGGTGTCGTGGTTTCCCGGTTGCCGGGAGCCGGTCTGGCACCGTGGAACTGGAGCAATTATCGGTTGAAACTGGGAAATGACGGCATTTTGACGGTCGATGACGAGAGATTGATTTTTTATCATTTTCAGGGATTTAAATTGCTTTCGAATCATTTGCTGTACCATAATCTCGGTTCTTACGGCAAAGTGATGAACGCTTCCTTATTGACTTTCTTTTACGGCAATTACCTTGCTGAACTTCGTTCGACGATTGCCCGCTGGCGGCAACTGGAACCGGAAAGGGAATTTTCATTGATTCGGAAAAGCAGCCGGGATAAAAAAACTTCAATCCGCAATCTGTTGTCCGCTGTGGTCCATCGCAATTTGATGTGGGTAAAATAA
- a CDS encoding transposase, giving the protein MNSWEVSDAFWSKVEPLIPRARRDSNQEYQRRRGAGRKPLEARRGEERRGEERRGIAVRQGYKARRWIVEVAHSWFNRFRKLLVRFEKTHAAYEALLQLAACVIIYRKLAFI; this is encoded by the coding sequence ATGAATTCGTGGGAAGTCTCTGATGCTTTTTGGTCGAAGGTCGAACCTTTGATTCCTCGTGCAAGGCGTGATAGTAATCAAGAGTATCAGCGTCGTCGCGGAGCGGGACGAAAACCGTTGGAAGCGAGGAGAGGAGAGGAGAGGAGAGGAGAGGAGAGGAGAGGAATTGCAGTCAGGCAAGGTTATAAAGCTCGACGTTGGATTGTGGAAGTGGCCCATTCATGGTTCAATCGCTTCAGAAAACTTCTGGTGCGTTTTGAAAAAACACATGCCGCATATGAAGCATTGCTTCAACTGGCGGCATGCGTGATTATTTATAGAAAACTTGCATTTATTTAG
- a CDS encoding FdtA/QdtA family cupin domain-containing protein produces MDQIGLKVRHSGRIELKRIVDERDGALSIIEGRRDLPFDIRRVYYINQLENGSSIRGKHAHRQLQQAIFCINGSFILSLDDGVAKQDILMWRDHIGIYIGPGLWHTMHSFSSGCVLLVAASDYYEEADYIRNYEAFLEFVRQSDDG; encoded by the coding sequence ATGGATCAAATTGGCCTCAAAGTCCGTCACAGTGGACGGATCGAATTGAAACGGATAGTCGATGAACGCGATGGCGCTTTGTCGATCATCGAAGGGCGGCGTGATCTGCCGTTCGACATCCGGCGGGTTTATTATATCAATCAGTTGGAAAATGGTTCCAGCATCCGGGGCAAACATGCGCACCGTCAATTGCAGCAGGCGATTTTCTGCATCAATGGCAGCTTTATTCTGTCACTGGATGACGGAGTGGCGAAACAGGACATTTTGATGTGGCGTGATCATATCGGTATTTATATCGGTCCCGGCCTCTGGCATACGATGCACAGCTTTTCCAGCGGTTGCGTATTGTTGGTGGCGGCCAGCGATTATTACGAGGAAGCGGATTACATCCGGAATTATGAAGCTTTTTTAGAATTCGTCCGGCAGTCGGATGACGGATGA
- a CDS encoding DegT/DnrJ/EryC1/StrS aminotransferase family protein, whose protein sequence is MKIPQCSPLDNFRKKQPEILKAIGEVLESGRYILGPAVEKLEREFAAFCGCRGAIGVANGTDAVELALRSLNLPAGSLVACPDLTASATAAAIQRAGCEVLPIDLEPDTFTISPQVLHQALADFDIRAIVAVHLYGQPADLPAILSVADGRPVIEDCAQAHGALLDGRRVGVFGYCGAFSFYPTKNLGAIGDGGMIVCDDPELLENLAVLRQYGWRQRFDSAIRGVNSRLDELQAAILLVKLAELEKDNRRRREIAARYDAGFRDLPLQIPKIRPGAFPVYHQYVIRAGDRDALREFLRQRGIATAIHYPKALHQQAAFRPSVGRVFPEAEAAVREILSLPMYPELTENAVETVIAAVREFFR, encoded by the coding sequence ATGAAAATACCGCAATGCAGCCCCCTGGATAATTTCCGGAAAAAACAGCCGGAAATTTTGAAAGCAATCGGAGAAGTGCTGGAAAGCGGTCGTTATATCCTCGGTCCGGCGGTGGAAAAATTGGAACGGGAATTTGCCGCTTTCTGCGGTTGCCGGGGAGCAATTGGGGTTGCCAATGGAACCGATGCGGTGGAGCTGGCCTTGCGCAGCTTGAATTTGCCGGCCGGCAGTCTGGTGGCCTGTCCTGATTTGACGGCTTCGGCAACTGCCGCCGCCATCCAGCGCGCCGGTTGCGAAGTGTTGCCGATCGATTTGGAACCGGACACTTTTACGATATCGCCGCAGGTCTTGCACCAAGCCTTGGCGGATTTTGATATTCGGGCGATTGTGGCGGTTCATCTTTACGGGCAGCCGGCTGATTTGCCGGCGATTTTATCGGTGGCCGACGGCCGGCCGGTTATTGAGGACTGTGCTCAGGCGCACGGTGCGCTGCTCGACGGCCGCCGGGTTGGAGTGTTCGGATATTGTGGCGCTTTCAGTTTTTATCCGACTAAAAATCTCGGCGCCATCGGCGATGGCGGCATGATTGTCTGTGATGATCCGGAATTGCTGGAAAATTTGGCTGTTTTGCGCCAGTACGGTTGGCGGCAGCGGTTCGACAGTGCGATTCGCGGCGTCAACAGCCGTTTGGATGAACTGCAGGCGGCGATTTTGCTGGTGAAACTGGCGGAATTGGAAAAAGACAATCGGCGGCGCCGGGAAATCGCCGCCCGGTACGATGCCGGTTTTCGCGATTTGCCGCTTCAAATTCCGAAAATCCGTCCAGGAGCGTTTCCTGTCTATCATCAATATGTGATTCGGGCCGGCGACCGTGATGCGTTGCGGGAATTTCTTCGGCAGCGGGGAATTGCCACCGCAATTCACTATCCGAAAGCATTGCATCAGCAGGCTGCTTTTCGTCCGTCCGTCGGTCGGGTATTTCCGGAAGCGGAAGCGGCGGTCCGGGAAATCCTCAGTCTGCCGATGTATCCGGAATTGACTGAAAATGCGGTTGAAACGGTTATCGCGGCGGTCCGGGAATTTTTCAGATGA
- a CDS encoding 1-acyl-sn-glycerol-3-phosphate acyltransferase: protein MAFSWLPIVGVYAFFVHLGGWKAIKRVSFVTRTWGRGLAWCFHLNIRVFGDFSHFQGGLIVSNHCGYLDILTHASLFPIRFAPKKEIRSWPFLGWYLGISRPIWIDRSSRQKSREAVESFRATMEHGIPLLVYPEGTSTDGEHGLLPFKSTPFEAVSRSKFPILPILTLYRPTSDGKSLCWYGNDELMPHVWRVLGYRRIDIDVHILPLIQPQPNEDRKALAERVHRIMNEAYWKLKNMEMTEK, encoded by the coding sequence TTGGCTTTCAGTTGGCTGCCGATCGTCGGCGTCTATGCTTTTTTTGTCCATCTGGGTGGTTGGAAAGCGATCAAAAGAGTTTCTTTCGTCACTCGGACCTGGGGGCGCGGTTTAGCCTGGTGTTTTCATTTGAACATTCGTGTTTTCGGAGATTTCAGTCATTTTCAGGGCGGATTGATCGTTTCCAACCATTGCGGTTATCTGGATATTTTGACGCATGCTTCGTTGTTTCCGATTCGTTTTGCGCCGAAGAAGGAGATCAGATCGTGGCCCTTCCTGGGCTGGTATCTCGGGATCAGCCGACCGATCTGGATTGATCGCAGCTCCCGTCAGAAATCACGGGAAGCAGTGGAGAGCTTCCGGGCGACGATGGAACATGGAATTCCATTGCTGGTTTATCCGGAAGGAACCAGCACCGATGGCGAACATGGGCTGTTGCCGTTCAAGTCGACGCCATTCGAGGCCGTCAGCCGCAGCAAATTTCCGATTCTGCCGATATTGACACTTTATCGGCCGACTTCGGACGGCAAATCGTTGTGCTGGTACGGCAATGATGAATTGATGCCGCATGTCTGGCGGGTCCTGGGATATCGTCGGATCGATATCGATGTTCATATTCTGCCATTGATTCAGCCGCAGCCGAATGAAGACCGCAAAGCGCTGGCGGAACGTGTCCATCGGATTATGAATGAGGCTTATTGGAAGTTGAAAAATATGGAAATGACGGAAAAATAA
- a CDS encoding endonuclease/exonuclease/phosphatase family protein: MFKVMTCNIRVSSAPDTVYSWANRRAVCAEIIRRHAPDLIGFQEMRQDQHDDLFSALGNYDSFGVIDEPGGHPVDQIFYRRDRYELLTGHSYWLSATPDRCGSKSWDSNCIRMANAALLRDRQTGRKLRFTNTHLDHISQPAREEQAGVINADCQAQPADLPQILTGDMNCDFVNPAIQRFLQNGWIDTYAAIHQVNEPGFTYHDFIGPRYNIPHYGKMDFVFCRGQLLPRTATIVKDSIDGRFPSDHYFVAAEFDFVPVAAKVRNCSPEALAVAY, encoded by the coding sequence ATGTTTAAAGTAATGACTTGCAACATCCGGGTCAGCAGCGCTCCGGATACCGTATATAGTTGGGCCAACCGCCGCGCCGTCTGCGCGGAGATCATCCGGCGCCACGCGCCGGACCTGATCGGTTTTCAGGAGATGCGTCAGGATCAGCACGACGACCTGTTTTCCGCACTCGGCAACTACGATTCATTCGGCGTTATCGACGAGCCCGGCGGACATCCGGTGGATCAGATCTTTTACCGCCGCGACCGGTACGAACTGCTCACCGGTCACTCCTACTGGCTTTCGGCGACTCCCGACCGTTGCGGCAGCAAGTCCTGGGACAGCAACTGCATTCGCATGGCCAACGCCGCCCTGCTCCGCGACCGGCAGACCGGTCGCAAGCTGCGTTTCACGAATACCCATCTGGACCACATCAGCCAGCCAGCCCGCGAAGAACAAGCCGGCGTCATCAATGCCGATTGCCAGGCGCAGCCGGCGGACCTGCCGCAAATTCTGACCGGCGACATGAATTGCGATTTTGTCAACCCGGCCATTCAGCGCTTTCTGCAAAATGGCTGGATTGATACTTATGCCGCGATTCACCAGGTAAATGAACCGGGATTCACCTATCACGACTTCATCGGACCGCGCTACAACATTCCGCATTACGGCAAGATGGATTTCGTCTTCTGTCGTGGCCAGTTGCTGCCGCGGACCGCTACCATCGTCAAAGATTCGATCGATGGCCGTTTCCCGAGCGATCATTACTTCGTCGCCGCCGAATTCGACTTCGTCCCGGTGGCCGCCAAAGTCCGGAATTGTTCGCCGGAGGCACTGGCCGTCGCCTACTAA